Proteins co-encoded in one Stomoxys calcitrans chromosome 5, idStoCalc2.1, whole genome shotgun sequence genomic window:
- the LOC106091294 gene encoding trypsin beta has product MYRSSSFILLALFASSAFGSVIMPRLVPDLEGRVVGGEDTTIEEFPHQVSVRILGGHSCGGSIINSRTVLTAAHCIYTFLGPSSYTIQYGVTNVGGTTNVINVERIVRHPGYNSATIDNDVALLFLSSDITFGPNARPIEMATSSPDAGTPAIVSGWGTLEENGATPTILQQAGVFIVSNEKCRQQYEGVNYISNVMLCAAVDNGGKDACQGDSGGPLIANGKLVGIVSWGVGCARPDYSGVYSNVANLLEWIESNMN; this is encoded by the coding sequence ATGTATCGTAGCAgcagttttattttattggctTTGTTTGCCAGCAGTGCCTTTGGCAGTGTCATCATGCCTCGCCTTGTTCCTGATTTGGAAGGTCGTGTCGTAGGCGGAGAAGACACCACCATTGAGGAATTTCCCCACCAGGTGTCGGTGAGAATTTTGGGTGGCCACTCCTGCGGTGGCAGTATTATCAACTCTCGTACCGTTCTCACTGCTGCCCATTGCATTTACACCTTTTTGGGCCCCAGTTCCTATACCATTCAGTATGGCGTCACTAATGTGGGAGGTACCACCAATGTCATCAACGTGGAACGCATTGTCAGACATCCCGGATACAATTCGGCTACCATTGACAACGATGTTGCCCTGCTCTTTTTGTCGTCTGATATAACTTTTGGCCCTAACGCTCGTCCCATTGAGATGGCAACTTCTTCTCCCGATGCTGGAACTCCTGCTATCGTCTCCGGATGGGGTACTTTGGAAGAGAATGGTGCAACTCCTACCATTTTGCAACAAGCCGGCGTCTTCATTGTCTCCAATGAAAAATGCAGACAGCAATATGAAGGTGTCAATTACATTTCCAATGTCATGTTGTGCGCCGCTGTCGATAATGGTGGCAAAGATGCTTGCCAAGGTGATTCCGGTGGCCCATTGATTGCCAACGGTAAGTTGGTCGGCATTGTTTCCTGGGGTGTTGGATGTGCCCGTCCTGATTATTCCGGCGTTTACTCCAATGTTGCTAACCTATTGGAATGGATTGAGTCCAATATGAATTAA
- the LOC106091314 gene encoding myeloid leukemia factor isoform X7 produces MPLKKNQKINHKSFKSKVSSSLQDGDSESIALLSHMNAMNMQMRSMNRLMNSFMPDPFNMLAPFDGGFQQNALMERQNGPPMGGGLFGFPAMPPMQMMHGMPNMNRLLSADIGNNGGASFCSSSVITMSSGPDGRPQIYQATSSTKTGPGGIRETRRTVQDSVNGVKKMAIGHHIGERAHIIEKEQDTRSGQLEERQEFINLDEDEAEDFDREFTTKASSGRIGQHRAIAAPPTQTLTIEPLDDDDDDEVIETTANVAAAGRHPQQPPHQQRPSSSGSHQRRYVPALPTPPSQPSHQNRYNDY; encoded by the exons ATGCCTCTAAAGAAAAATCAGAAAATTAACCATAAATCCTTTAAATCAAAAGTTTCGAGTAGCCTGCAAGACGGCGACAGCGAGAGCATAGCTTTGTT AAGTCACATGAATGCCATGAACATGCAAATGCGCTCCATGAATCGTTTAATGAACTCTTTTATGCCCGATCCATTCAATATGTTAGCTCCATTCGATGGTGGCTTTCAGCAAAATGCTTTGATGGAACGTCAAAATGGACCACCAATGGGCGGTGGTTTATTCGGATTTCCAGCTATGCCACCTATGCAAATGATGCATGGTATGCCAAACATGAATCGTTTATTGAGTGCCG atattggCAACAATGGTGGAGCTTCTTTCTGTTCCAGTTCTGTCATTACCATGTCATCTGGTCCCGATGGCCGTCCACAAATCTATCAGGCCACTAGCAGCACCAAAACCGGACCCGGTGGCATACGTGAGACACGTCGCACAGTACAAGATTCCGTCAATGGTGTGAAAAAAATGGCCATTGGTCATCACATTGGTGAGCGTGCCCATATCATTGAGAAGGAACAAGATACACGCTCCGGTCAGCTGGAAGAACGTCAGGAATTCATCAATCTTGATGAAGATGAAGCTGAAGATTTTGATCGCGAATTTACTACCAAGGCCAGCTCAGGTCGCATTGGTCAACATCGTGCTATAGCCGCACCACCAACACAGACATTGACCATTGAACCAttggatgatgacgatgatgatgaggtGATTGAGACCACCGCCAATGTCGCAGCAGCGGGTCGCCATCCACAGCAGCCACCACATCAGCAGAGGCCATCTTCTTCGGGTTCACATCAACGTAGATATGTGCCAGCCTTACCTACGCCACCATCGCAACCATCCCATCAAAATAG